The DNA region CTGCGCCTCCGGACTGAAGGCCATCATTCTCGGTGCCcagaccatcatcaccggcaacgccgacatcgtcgtcgccggcGGCACCGAGTCCAtgtccaacaccccccactACCTCCCCAACCTACGCACCGGCACCAAGTACGGCGACGCCGGCCTCGTCGACGGCGTACAAAAGGACGGCCTCCGCGACGCCTACGGCAAGCAGGAGCTCATGGGCATGCAGGGCGAGCTCTGCAGCCAGGAACACAACCTCTCCCGCGAGGCCCAGGACGAGTACGCCATCAAGACGTACCAAAAGGCCCAGGCCGCCACCGAGGCCGGTCTCTTCACCGAGATCGCCCCCATCGAGGTCCCCGGCGGCCGTGGCAAGCCCGCCATCAAGATTGACCGtgacgaggaggtcaagaacctcaacattgagaagctcaagacTGTTCGCCCGGTCTTTATTCCCAACGGCGGCACTGTCACCGCCGCCAACGCTGCTCCCATCAACGACGGCGCCGCCGCTGTTGTGCTTGTCTCTGAgcgcaagctcaaggagctcgGCATCAAGCCCCTTGCCAAGATCCTTGGTTGGGGCGATGCCGCTCGCGACCCTGCCCGCTTCACCATTGCCCCTGCGCTTGCTATCCCCAAGGCTATCAAGCATGCTGGCATTACtgctgatgatgtcgacTACTATGAGATCAACGAGGCTTTCTCCGTTGTTGCCCTCGCCAACAtccagcttcttggtcttgacgCCGAAAAGGTCAATGTCTTTGGTGGCTCCGTCGCTATCGGCCATCCTTTGGGCGCTTCTGGTGCTCGTATTGTCACCACTCTCACCTCGGTcctgagggagaagaagggcaagattggtgttgctggtatCTGcaatggcggtggcggtgctTCGGCTTTGGTTATTGAGAATCTGCAGTGAGTGATGAAACCCTGGCTTTGAAGAGAAAGTGTGAATGTCTTTATGGCTGGTTTGGGTCATTTGGCATagggaaaggaagggggtgtcACGGCGTTTAATAGCTCAGGCGGGGCTGCGAATACACAAAACACATTTAATAAGGGATATGATCTGATTGAAAATGGTTGTGTTTTTCCTTCGGGGTTTTAGATCGGtagcttcttcttcgtcgacgtcgtcgtcgtcctcgtcctcagTTGAGCAGCCTATCGCCAGGCCTAGCCTTTAATTTCTCGGCTCTTTagcagagagagaaagagagagagagtgagagtCGAATAATATAAATCGTCGCTTCCAAACTATCTTACCACTTTCCAATCCCTAGTTGCTGTAACTCTTCGTATTATCTGTGAACTATTTCATCATGTCTACATCGGTCTCCAAGACCGAACtgccccatcctcaccccccgTGATAACCAACTGCTGCTCGTCGTAGAAAACAAAACTCCTCACCAACTCCTGCCCGTGCGCCCCCGGCAGAGCAACCACGCTCTCCCTATCCAACCCCCACTGCCCGTTCCCTCCCTTGACGAGATGAACGAGTTGAAACAGTTCTTGGCTATATAGTTTTCCCACGTTAGTACACTCCCCATACCTACAGCCCCAAGGTAGGTACTTACTCCTGCGcccccaccccaacaaccgCCCCATTATTACCCCCAAGTTTCGGGACCACATTCGCCAGGTACTGACACCCCACCGCCTCTCGTATATCCCCCATATCCAAGACTGCCGCCCCCTTTTCAATGGTGCCGTCCGACATATCGTAGATGGCGAACTTTTCGTCGTGGGAGGCGGCGTAGATTTCAGAGGACTGATTGAGGAAGCCGGCGTGGTGGACGGAGCCGTGGTTGAAGGTTGTGATGACGAGGTCGTCTTCGtcggtgatgagggtgtCGCTTATCGAGAGGAGGCCGTCGGTCGAgccggagaggaggaggttgggggttgttgggtggaaggTGAGTTCGGTTATGTCGTCGGAGTGGATTTCGGTGTAGGTGATCTTGGGGGAGGACGGAGAAGAGCGGAGGTCccagaggaggatggaggctTGGTGGTTGGCTAGTTCGGtgccggcggcgagggtgtgaGTGGGGTTGGAACAGGCtagggagaggatggggatggggtcgGTGTTGCCTTGTATATGGTTAGTGATATGTTTAGAcgggaggaagaaggtgggtgagagagagactCACCTCGTATTTGCATGGCGGGTTTGATGGGATTTGTCCTGAAATCCCAGATGGAGACGGTGCCATTCTCACCTGCGGTGCAGACTATCGACTCGGCGGGATCGTATACTTTGGCACAGGTGAGGTTCCCATGATCGGTTGTGATTTGCTTGAGAGGGCCGGCGTTGAGTCTGGTGGGGTCGAAGAGACTGAGGGTTTGGTCTGAAGCAATGGCTGCGAGGCCGGCAGCTATGGGGAGAATTTCCGGAACATAAGTGTCTGGTTTGGGGTATTTGTAGCCGTCAACGGCCGTGAGTTGGTACATTTTGAGGTTGAGCTTTGTATCCCCGGTGCCTGTGAGCAGTGTAAGTGAGTGAgaccaaaaaagaaatttaGTCAGGTTGCAAAAGCTTGGGTGAGAGGTTGTGTGAGAGCCCAATTTTCGGTTTGCAGAACCTACAAGATGAAAATATGTATTCAATGACCTTATTGTAACACGATATTCTCAGTCAAATCATAAAAAGTCAAATGAGAATTCAAATTGTTTGATATCTTTGTAGAAGTATACCTGCTGGGGAAAGTGACTTGCAGCAATGAACCGGCTTGGCAGCTGGTGCCACCTGGGCCGCATCTTCAAGGGCAGCTTACATGGCCCTTGTCACAACGGGAGCTGTTATGGATCTGGACAGCTTACCTACAATCAACACTGACAACATCATTCAGACCACTTTTCGCCAAACCAAGTTGGTCGATCCCGAATTTCGACTTTCTGGGCGAGCCATGACATGACAGACTCCTTCCATATCACTTTCACCACTACCAACCCACCATGAGGCGGTACTTTCTGTGGTTATTCCGTGAGCCAACCCATCACAACTAGAGATGTTGCAAAGACGCCCACCGTAGCCCACTAACACGTCACTTGCAGTGCTCTTGCAGGCCCTCGCTTTCTCCTACGCCGAAGCGCAAGCCGATCAACATGTCCTCACTGGCGATTCAGCAAAGCCAAAACAAGCAGACGACGATGGATTCCGCCCAGATATGGCTTCGGCCCCAAGCGGAGGGCAACAGCCTGGTATGGATAGTTGGACATACAAGGGGGCCAAGAACCAAGAGACCACTGACAAGCAACCAGGTGCCGAACTCGTCCACTCCGCCATGACCGAACTACGAAAGCTATACCAGCCATTACATCACAAAGCAAAGAGACACCAGGGCGTTGTCAGCTTGATCCTGAACTTTGCTCTCAAAGCCGTCCCAACACTGCGGCTCACCGCACCCCCGGCCGAGACGCCGCAACCCACCCCGAGTCTCAGCGGACCGCTCCTACATGCATCTAAACTCCTCAATGAAGCTGCACGACAGAACAACTCGGACGCCCTGTATATTCTGGCCGAGATGAACTTCTATGGCAACTTTTCACACCCAAGGAACTTTAAGGAGGCCTTCGACAACTACCACAAGCTGGCACTGCTCAATGGAAACAACTCGGCCTTGTACATGATGGGGCTCATGTATTCGACTGGaattggtggtgctgtggaGGCAGACCAGGCCCGGGCACTCCTGTACTACACGTTCGCTGCGAATAGGGGTCACACGAGAGCGCAAATGTCACTGGCTTATCGACACCACGCAGGCATTGGGACACCGAAGAACTGTGACGTCGCTGTCAAGTACTACAAACAGGTTGCCGACAAGGTCATTGCGTGGTACCGGTCAGGACCGCCGGGCGGGATGCGCTGGGTCGACGAAGCACACAGGATTGCCGACGAACTTGGAGGAGTGTATGGCGAAGGCGCCAGCGCGTACAGTGCCGGAAGGGAAAGTGTCCAGAAGTCGCCCGACTCTTATGCTTCGATCGAGGATATCATTGAGTATCTCAACCTGATGTCCGAAAAGGGCGACTTTAAAGCATCGTTCAACCTGGGTAGAATCTACTACGAGGGGCAGAGAGGCCACGAGATCAACTTGGCCGAGGCAAAGAGGTATTTCTATGAGGTTGCGCAGCAGTACTGGGTTAAGGGCCAACAAGTCCAGAATCCCAAACCTGGGCTCGATAAGTATGCAGCCAAGGCGGCTGGATACATTGGGCGTATGTATATGCGTGGAGAGGGCGTTGACCAGAACTTCATCCGAGCCAAGTACTGGTTTGAACGGGGCTCTTATCTCAAGGACTCCCAGTCACAGTACAGTCTCGGCCTGCTATACCTCAATGGATATGGAGTGCCTGTAGACGTCCCCAAAGCTACGGAATACTTCAAGGCGGCCGCGATGCAGGACTACCCCTATGCCGAAGTGGCGCTAGGTGCTCTTCATCTTGACCAAGGCGGTACCGATGACCTGGCGGCGGCCAACCACTACTTTGAACTTGCTGCCCGGTGGGCCAGCATCGAGTCATATTACTATCTCGGCGAGCTCAACCTTCTTGGGGTTGGCCGTGAGAAGTCATGCAGCGCTGCGTTGGGTTATTTCAAGAGCGTGTCTGAAAGGGCTGAGCCTTTTGTGTCCTCCTGGGCCGAGGCTAACCTGGCCTatgacgacggcgacgaagAACTTGCTCTGCTTGAGTATCTTGGCGCCGCTGAGCAGGGCTATGAAAAGGCACAGAACAACGTTGCATTTATGCTCGACCCTGAGCAATCACTCCTGGAGATCCCACAGTGGCTTTACCGTAGGGCTGTCAAGTCGCCCCTTCTTCGAAACCCCCGTCTCGCCCTGACGTACTGGACTCGCTCCGCCCGCCAGGGCAATATTGATTCTCTGGTCAAGATGGGGGATTACTATCTTCATGGGATCGGGGCAGAGCCAGATGTGGATAAGGCCCTGCAGTGCTACCAGGGCGCGTCGGAATACCAGCAGAGCGCGCAAGCCATGTACAACCTGGGCTGGATGCACGAGCACGGGGTCGGTCTCCAGCAGGACTACCACTTGGCCAAGAGACACTACGACGCAGCGTATGAGATCAATGAGGAGGCGTATTTGCCGGTGtcgttgagcttgttgaagttgagggcGAAGAGTGCGTGGAATACGTTCACTAACGGGGCGATCAACAGCATCAGGGATGAGCCAGGTATGGActacctttttcttttactatCGTTTGAACATCCAAAGCTAACATGCTGTGATACAGTTGAGAAGAAGCACTGGTCACTCCGTGAGTGGATCAACAACTTCCTCCAAGAGGAGAATGCAGCGGGGCAGTTGTATGATGACTATTACTCGGACGAGTACTATGATGAGGCCACCGCCGGTCAGAACGGTGCCGGTCAGATGCCCGGGGGTGATGGGCCAgactttgacgaggatggTGTGCTAGATAGCTTGATCATCATGGGCTTGGTTGTTTCACTGgcgttcttgttgttttacCGGGCGCAAAGACAgcagaggcaggaggaggcgaggcgGAGAGAGCAGGAGGG from Podospora pseudoanserina strain CBS 124.78 chromosome 1, whole genome shotgun sequence includes:
- a CDS encoding hypothetical protein (COG:S; EggNog:ENOG503NZDY), translating into MYQLTAVDGYKYPKPDTYVPEILPIAAGLAAIASDQTLSLFDPTRLNAGPLKQITTDHGNLTCAKVYDPAESIVCTAGENGTVSIWDFRTNPIKPAMQIRGNTDPIPILSLACSNPTHTLAAGTELANHQASILLWDLRSSPSSPKITYTEIHSDDITELTFHPTTPNLLLSGSTDGLLSISDTLITDEDDLVITTFNHGSVHHAGFLNQSSEIYAASHDEKFAIYDMSDGTIEKGAAVLDMGDIREAVGCQYLANVVPKLGGNNGAVVGVGAQDQELFQLVHLVKGGNGQWGLDRESVVALPGAHGQELVRSFVFYDEQQLVITGGEDGAVRSWRPM
- the HRD3 gene encoding ERAD-associated protein (EggNog:ENOG503NYAN; COG:M; COG:O; COG:T), with the translated sequence MRRYFLWLFLLLQALAFSYAEAQADQHVLTGDSAKPKQADDDGFRPDMASAPSGGQQPGMDSWTYKGAKNQETTDKQPGAELVHSAMTELRKLYQPLHHKAKRHQGVVSLILNFALKAVPTLRLTAPPAETPQPTPSLSGPLLHASKLLNEAARQNNSDALYILAEMNFYGNFSHPRNFKEAFDNYHKLALLNGNNSALYMMGLMYSTGIGGAVEADQARALLYYTFAANRGHTRAQMSLAYRHHAGIGTPKNCDVAVKYYKQVADKVIAWYRSGPPGGMRWVDEAHRIADELGGVYGEGASAYSAGRESVQKSPDSYASIEDIIEYLNLMSEKGDFKASFNLGRIYYEGQRGHEINLAEAKRYFYEVAQQYWVKGQQVQNPKPGLDKYAAKAAGYIGRMYMRGEGVDQNFIRAKYWFERGSYLKDSQSQYSLGLLYLNGYGVPVDVPKATEYFKAAAMQDYPYAEVALGALHLDQGGTDDLAAANHYFELAARWASIESYYYLGELNLLGVGREKSCSAALGYFKSVSERAEPFVSSWAEANLAYDDGDEELALLEYLGAAEQGYEKAQNNVAFMLDPEQSLLEIPQWLYRRAVKSPLLRNPRLALTYWTRSARQGNIDSLVKMGDYYLHGIGAEPDVDKALQCYQGASEYQQSAQAMYNLGWMHEHGVGLQQDYHLAKRHYDAAYEINEEAYLPVSLSLLKLRAKSAWNTFTNGAINSIRDEPVEKKHWSLREWINNFLQEENAAGQLYDDYYSDEYYDEATAGQNGAGQMPGGDGPDFDEDGVLDSLIIMGLVVSLAFLLFYRAQRQQRQEEARRREQEGGNIQPQQQPPPAGAAQAPFPQLGQPGFGDGGQGGLVIDSRGTGSPRFERISLG
- the ERG10 gene encoding erg10, acetyl-CoA C-acetyltransferase (EggNog:ENOG503NV1W; COG:I), giving the protein MAGLPPVYIVSAARTPLGSFLGSLSSLTAIQLGSHAIKSAVERVPEIKPEDVEEVFFGNVLSANLGQAPARQCAIGGGLSESVPCTTINKVCASGLKAIILGAQTIITGNADIVVAGGTESMSNTPHYLPNLRTGTKYGDAGLVDGVQKDGLRDAYGKQELMGMQGELCSQEHNLSREAQDEYAIKTYQKAQAATEAGLFTEIAPIEVPGGRGKPAIKIDRDEEVKNLNIEKLKTVRPVFIPNGGTVTAANAAPINDGAAAVVLVSERKLKELGIKPLAKILGWGDAARDPARFTIAPALAIPKAIKHAGITADDVDYYEINEAFSVVALANIQLLGLDAEKVNVFGGSVAIGHPLGASGARIVTTLTSVLREKKGKIGVAGICNGGGGASALVIENLQ